From Desulfobacterales bacterium, the proteins below share one genomic window:
- a CDS encoding mechanosensitive ion channel family protein, giving the protein MNATSPSAIAVPAWLPGWLENIWHLLAAYPLLLALVIVVLGLGLAFLVRAFILFWGLKITTHTDAELIGKLVRIGAGVAALVLAYISLVTALHVLPISEKVLFVITRVLVSFLILQLIRAALKASHVALEILGKIQDRFAVVEERTLPLFDLIFTVAIVAAGAYALLQVWNIDATAWLASAGIIGIAVGFAAKDTLANLFAGFFIIADAPYKLGDYVVLDSGERGEVTKVGIRSTRLLTRDDVEVTIPNSVIANAKIMNESGGRWMKYRIRLKVGVAYGADVHQVVEVLETTAKAHSKVCQDPPPRVRMRGFGDSSLDFELLCWIERPVLRGAVAHELYMAVYDALNANGIEIPFPQRDLWVRRLPESNNAFS; this is encoded by the coding sequence ATGAATGCGACATCTCCGTCTGCCATTGCCGTGCCAGCCTGGCTTCCGGGTTGGCTTGAAAACATCTGGCATCTGCTGGCTGCTTACCCTTTGCTTCTGGCCCTTGTTATCGTGGTGCTGGGTCTGGGCCTGGCCTTTCTGGTCCGGGCGTTTATTCTGTTCTGGGGGCTGAAAATCACCACGCATACGGATGCCGAGCTGATCGGGAAACTGGTGCGCATCGGCGCCGGGGTTGCCGCGCTGGTGCTGGCCTATATCAGCCTGGTTACGGCGCTTCACGTGCTTCCCATAAGCGAGAAAGTCCTTTTTGTGATCACCCGCGTGCTGGTGAGCTTTTTGATTTTGCAGCTCATCCGGGCGGCTTTAAAAGCCAGCCATGTGGCACTGGAAATTCTCGGCAAAATCCAGGACCGCTTCGCAGTAGTCGAGGAGCGGACCCTGCCGCTGTTTGACCTGATCTTTACGGTGGCAATTGTGGCCGCAGGCGCATATGCCCTGCTGCAGGTCTGGAACATCGATGCGACCGCATGGCTGGCTTCTGCGGGGATCATCGGCATTGCCGTGGGCTTTGCCGCCAAAGACACCCTGGCCAACCTGTTTGCCGGCTTTTTTATTATCGCAGACGCCCCCTACAAGCTGGGCGATTACGTGGTGCTGGACTCCGGCGAACGCGGGGAGGTCACAAAGGTGGGCATCCGCTCCACCCGTCTGCTTACCCGGGATGATGTGGAGGTGACCATTCCCAATTCCGTGATTGCAAATGCCAAGATCATGAACGAATCCGGCGGCCGGTGGATGAAATACCGCATCCGGCTAAAGGTGGGCGTGGCATACGGCGCTGATGTTCACCAGGTGGTGGAAGTGCTCGAAACGACAGCAAAGGCGCATTCCAAGGTATGCCAGGATCCGCCGCCCCGCGTGCGCATGCGCGGGTTCGGGGATTCCAGCCTGGATTTTGAGCTGCTGTGCTGGATCGAGCGTCCCGTGCTCAGGGGCGCGGTGGCCCATGAACTCTACATGGCGGTTTACGACGCGCTTAATGCCAACGGAATCGAAATCCCCTTTCCGCAGCGGGATCTGTGGGTTCGAAGGCTGCCGGAATCCAACAATGCTTTTTCATAA
- a CDS encoding FeoA family protein — MKRINLRQMEENQSGKIVAVNAAGELGRRIRDMGLVPGTEFRIKGRAPLKDPVALRMMGFTLSLRNSEADHIEVEVKG; from the coding sequence ATGAAACGCATCAATTTGCGCCAAATGGAAGAGAATCAATCGGGAAAGATCGTCGCCGTTAATGCGGCCGGCGAGCTCGGCCGCCGGATCCGGGATATGGGCCTGGTGCCGGGCACTGAATTCAGAATCAAGGGACGCGCGCCCCTGAAGGACCCGGTGGCGCTGCGGATGATGGGCTTTACTTTAAGCCTCAGAAACAGCGAGGCCGATCATATCGAAGTGGAGGTGAAAGGATAG
- a CDS encoding SH3 domain-containing protein, which yields MKIPKNRNIQFEKLFVNRTKELSLLEQFTSEPGSCTYVIGEGGIGKTALVNMFVYKNRDKLQENWIRYDANIVRTGNALYEAIKSIQSNGGLFIIDNAGWLSDDSLYKIEKEFSVSKNCSLIISGRKKPVKIKSSTNIIQLTGLDMRAMLEARLAFYPNAPHIDQILNIINGNCLLFNRIMSNPTLALNIANNFFRIEEFAATQRLFDINLSAEIGLHAQEKTTDPLGIILALVLFFISQFSNQHSTDSILDKINEVQIPISKQIDTQSINLFINPHFITNFVHLRSEPIIDSNNILTILAPNQIVDVSKVREGWASVKYKDVHSEKEISGWVHAKYLKPY from the coding sequence ATGAAAATACCTAAAAATCGAAATATTCAGTTTGAAAAACTCTTTGTTAACCGAACTAAAGAGTTGTCTCTTCTTGAACAATTCACATCAGAACCTGGTTCTTGTACATATGTGATAGGTGAAGGAGGCATTGGTAAGACAGCCCTTGTTAATATGTTTGTCTACAAAAACCGAGACAAGCTACAAGAAAATTGGATTAGGTATGATGCTAATATAGTAAGAACTGGAAATGCACTGTATGAAGCAATAAAATCAATTCAATCTAATGGCGGATTATTTATAATTGATAATGCTGGATGGTTATCAGATGATTCGCTCTACAAAATAGAAAAAGAATTCTCTGTATCCAAAAATTGCTCTCTTATTATTTCCGGTAGAAAAAAACCAGTAAAAATAAAATCCTCAACCAATATTATTCAATTAACAGGTCTGGATATGCGGGCTATGCTTGAGGCAAGACTCGCATTTTATCCAAATGCACCACATATTGATCAAATACTAAATATCATAAATGGCAATTGTCTTTTATTTAATAGAATAATGTCAAATCCAACATTAGCATTAAACATTGCCAATAATTTTTTTAGAATAGAAGAGTTCGCTGCAACTCAACGATTATTCGATATCAATTTGTCAGCAGAAATAGGACTACATGCCCAAGAAAAAACAACAGACCCATTGGGTATCATATTAGCACTTGTTCTGTTTTTTATTTCCCAATTTTCCAATCAGCACTCGACAGATAGTATTCTGGATAAAATTAACGAAGTGCAAATACCTATCAGCAAACAGATTGATACACAGTCCATTAATCTTTTTATCAATCCGCATTTCATCACAAATTTTGTGCATTTAAGATCAGAACCGATAATCGATTCGAATAATATTCTTACAATTCTAGCACCTAATCAGATTGTTGATGTATCTAAAGTCAGAGAGGGATGGGCCAGCGTAAAATATAAAGATGTACATTCAGAGAAGGAAATATCAGGTTGGGTACACGCTAAGTATCTAAAACCATATTAA
- a CDS encoding ATP-binding protein: MNIVILAINTDPETEAALSELSGRLGHRFHAVRAELPAVGEIPFYRPDLVIIDMADTSEADQEKLAAVIRERYEDAELMLAAPRDKITSIMDRFKDEVREFQETPLNVTAFEVALARVADKITANARLQKLEHAAENPSEPGVEELLDTERFIIVKQLVDKLSHFIGQVAEDVEDGIKYFHSTPYFVSIHNCDLKVVANDWLYQKYFGNRVGENSWDVYVGKAADPDKCPVGKTMQTGMVQRMKAAVRYPSGIKAPVIIHTAPIYNNNGRMTYILEVMAGSREIKQLRKEVRTTQQKYQKLFDEVPDYIAVLDRNLRVNAVNRRFKEEFGDQTGNAFFDIFTKRTFSEADCPIYKTLDDGESHSVETEMMTRDGRSFTTILSSAPVTTATGKLIQIILIFKDITEKRRLEDNLSTLGLMFSVVSHNIKNVLTGLDAGIYHIDRGFYKDIPGEIEEGLEVATLMKERIRKLILDVLYYAKPRNLQVTPVDIDDLVEDVAQQMRPKMGARNISFTFQAEEQAGQFEADREIFRSILVNLLENAMEACMDPNIDREFAVRFTAAVDNGQVRFDVTDNGAGMDEEQKQQIFSKFYSTKGHKGTGLGLFIAQQVVNQHGGEIRVASTPGEGTRFTVIMPRKAPAQATQQQNPS, encoded by the coding sequence ATGAACATCGTCATCCTTGCCATAAATACCGATCCGGAAACCGAAGCGGCCCTATCAGAGCTTAGCGGGCGCCTGGGCCACCGGTTCCATGCCGTTCGGGCAGAACTGCCGGCTGTGGGCGAGATTCCGTTCTACCGGCCGGATCTGGTGATCATTGACATGGCGGACACCTCTGAAGCCGACCAGGAAAAGCTCGCCGCCGTTATCCGGGAACGCTACGAGGATGCCGAACTCATGCTGGCCGCACCCAGAGATAAAATCACATCCATCATGGACCGGTTCAAGGATGAGGTCCGGGAATTTCAGGAAACGCCGCTAAACGTTACCGCCTTTGAAGTCGCGCTTGCCCGGGTAGCCGACAAAATCACCGCCAACGCGCGGCTCCAGAAGCTCGAGCATGCGGCCGAAAACCCATCCGAGCCCGGGGTTGAAGAACTCCTGGACACGGAGCGCTTCATCATCGTCAAACAGCTGGTGGACAAGCTCTCCCACTTTATCGGCCAGGTCGCGGAGGATGTGGAAGACGGCATCAAGTATTTCCACTCAACCCCCTATTTTGTCTCCATCCACAACTGCGACCTCAAGGTGGTGGCCAATGACTGGCTCTACCAGAAATATTTCGGCAACCGGGTCGGTGAAAACAGCTGGGATGTTTACGTCGGAAAAGCCGCGGACCCGGACAAATGCCCGGTGGGAAAGACCATGCAGACCGGCATGGTCCAGCGCATGAAGGCCGCGGTTCGCTATCCCAGCGGGATCAAGGCGCCGGTAATCATCCATACGGCCCCCATCTACAACAACAACGGCCGCATGACCTACATCCTGGAAGTCATGGCCGGCAGCCGCGAGATCAAACAGCTCAGAAAAGAGGTGCGCACCACCCAGCAGAAATACCAGAAGCTATTTGACGAAGTACCGGACTACATCGCGGTGCTCGACCGAAACCTTCGGGTCAACGCGGTAAACCGCCGCTTCAAGGAGGAATTCGGGGATCAGACCGGCAACGCCTTTTTCGACATCTTTACCAAGCGCACCTTTTCCGAGGCGGACTGCCCGATCTACAAGACCCTTGATGACGGCGAGTCCCACTCCGTTGAAACCGAAATGATGACCCGGGACGGCCGCTCCTTTACTACGATCCTCTCCTCCGCCCCGGTCACCACGGCCACGGGCAAGCTCATCCAGATCATCCTTATCTTCAAAGACATCACGGAAAAACGCCGCCTGGAGGACAACCTCTCCACCCTGGGCCTGATGTTCAGCGTAGTCTCCCACAACATTAAAAACGTCCTGACCGGCCTGGATGCGGGCATTTACCACATTGACCGCGGCTTCTACAAGGACATCCCCGGCGAGATCGAAGAGGGCCTGGAGGTGGCCACATTGATGAAGGAGCGCATCCGCAAGCTGATCCTTGACGTGCTCTATTACGCCAAACCGCGGAATCTCCAGGTGACACCCGTTGATATCGATGACCTGGTGGAAGACGTGGCCCAGCAGATGCGGCCCAAAATGGGCGCCCGCAACATTTCGTTTACGTTTCAGGCAGAAGAGCAGGCCGGCCAATTCGAGGCGGACCGGGAAATCTTCCGCTCCATTCTGGTCAACCTCCTGGAAAACGCCATGGAGGCCTGCATGGATCCGAACATTGATCGCGAATTCGCCGTCCGGTTCACAGCCGCGGTGGATAACGGCCAGGTGCGCTTTGACGTGACCGACAACGGCGCTGGGATGGACGAAGAGCAAAAGCAGCAGATATTCAGCAAATTTTACTCCACCAAGGGGCATAAAGGCACAGGCCTCGGCCTTTTTATCGCCCAACAGGTGGTCAACCAGCACGGCGGCGAAATCCGGGTGGCATCCACCCCCGGGGAAGGCACGCGCTTTACCGTCATCATGCCCAGAAAAGCCCCGGCACAAGCCACTCAACAGCAGAATCCGTCTTAA
- the feoB gene encoding ferrous iron transport protein B, with product MANTIALAGNPNSGKTTLFNALTGARQHVGNYPGVTVEKKTGQYKIDGHTFQLVDLPGTYSMTAYSMEEIIARDFIATEKPAVVVDIVDAANLERNLYLTLQIIEMGVPVCIALNMMDVAKSRGMHIDSARLSEFLGVPIVPTVARSGRGKKEVMAAAADIAGAGPSKTTLNISYGEDIDNALTEMVPLISGSGLLTDYYPARWVALKYLEADEQIVSAGEAANPDLSRELKKIADRVTRHLSATLDTYPEAMIADQRFGFIKSIIRQGVIQMDTDEQRLYLSDRIDKVLINRLAGPLIMAGVLLLLYHFTFVYSQVPVAWLENMFGALRGLADAHMAEGLLKSLVISGIIDGVGGVLGFVPIIMFMFFGITILEDSGYLVRVAFMLDRVFRMFGLHGSSVMAFIISGGIAGGCAVPGVMATRTLKSPKERLATLLTVPFMNCGAKLPVFALLIGAFFAYNKAWMMFLITLISWGGALLIAKLLRMTVIRGEATPFIMELPPYRLPTVRGVLIHTWERTWQYIRKAGTIILAISILLWTMMSFPQLPAETAKNYEAVRQQALAEYPAPVRNELRKQGGDDSLSPAARELEDRLSGISAEKSQAALKYSVAGRIGTSLESVSHLAGFDWRTNIALVGGFAAKEVIVSTLGTAYSMGAVEAEQSEGLSRQLANSPLWRPLTAFSLIIFVMFYSPCFVAVVCIAREAGSWKWGAFSMGFNTVLAFILAVSVYQIGTVLGF from the coding sequence ATGGCCAACACCATTGCATTGGCCGGAAATCCCAATTCCGGCAAAACAACGCTTTTTAATGCATTGACCGGCGCGCGCCAGCACGTGGGCAATTATCCGGGCGTGACGGTGGAAAAAAAGACCGGTCAATATAAAATAGACGGCCACACATTTCAGCTGGTGGATTTGCCCGGAACATATTCCATGACCGCCTATTCAATGGAGGAAATCATTGCCCGGGATTTTATCGCCACGGAAAAGCCGGCCGTAGTGGTCGATATCGTGGATGCGGCCAACCTGGAGCGAAACCTCTATTTAACCCTCCAGATCATCGAGATGGGGGTGCCGGTCTGTATTGCGCTCAACATGATGGACGTGGCCAAAAGCCGGGGCATGCACATCGATTCGGCGCGGCTGTCCGAATTCTTGGGCGTGCCCATTGTTCCCACCGTGGCGCGAAGCGGCAGGGGCAAAAAGGAAGTGATGGCGGCGGCCGCGGATATTGCGGGCGCCGGTCCTTCAAAGACGACGCTAAACATTTCTTACGGCGAGGACATTGACAACGCCCTGACGGAAATGGTGCCGCTGATTTCAGGCAGCGGACTGCTGACCGATTATTACCCGGCCCGTTGGGTGGCGCTTAAATACCTGGAGGCAGATGAGCAGATTGTTTCCGCCGGTGAAGCCGCAAATCCGGATCTGAGCCGGGAGCTGAAGAAAATTGCCGACCGGGTGACCCGGCACCTGAGCGCCACCTTAGATACATACCCGGAGGCCATGATCGCCGATCAGCGGTTCGGGTTTATAAAGAGCATTATCCGGCAGGGGGTTATCCAGATGGATACCGATGAGCAGCGGCTCTACCTGTCCGACAGGATCGACAAGGTCCTGATCAACCGGCTGGCCGGTCCCCTGATCATGGCGGGCGTCCTGCTGCTTCTCTACCATTTCACTTTTGTCTACAGCCAGGTGCCGGTGGCATGGCTGGAAAATATGTTCGGCGCCCTTCGCGGCCTTGCTGATGCCCACATGGCGGAGGGGCTGTTAAAGTCCCTGGTCATTTCCGGGATTATTGACGGGGTCGGCGGGGTGCTCGGCTTTGTGCCGATAATTATGTTCATGTTTTTCGGTATCACGATTCTCGAAGATTCGGGATACCTGGTACGGGTGGCGTTTATGCTGGACCGGGTGTTTCGTATGTTCGGCCTGCACGGCAGTTCGGTGATGGCGTTTATCATTTCCGGCGGGATCGCCGGGGGCTGCGCCGTGCCAGGGGTCATGGCGACCCGTACGCTCAAATCCCCTAAAGAGCGGCTTGCCACGCTTTTAACGGTGCCGTTTATGAACTGCGGCGCAAAGCTTCCGGTGTTCGCCCTTTTGATCGGCGCGTTTTTCGCCTATAACAAGGCGTGGATGATGTTTCTGATCACCCTGATTTCCTGGGGCGGGGCGCTTTTGATCGCAAAGCTCCTTCGCATGACCGTGATTCGGGGCGAGGCCACGCCTTTTATAATGGAGCTGCCGCCTTATCGCCTCCCGACCGTGCGCGGGGTTCTGATTCATACCTGGGAGCGGACCTGGCAGTATATCCGAAAGGCCGGGACCATTATCCTGGCAATTTCAATACTGCTTTGGACCATGATGAGCTTTCCGCAATTGCCGGCTGAGACGGCAAAGAACTATGAAGCGGTCCGGCAGCAGGCTTTGGCGGAATATCCAGCACCGGTTCGAAACGAGCTCCGCAAACAGGGCGGGGATGATTCGCTTTCGCCGGCTGCGCGCGAGTTAGAAGACCGGCTGAGCGGTATATCTGCGGAAAAGTCCCAGGCGGCCCTTAAATATTCGGTTGCCGGCCGCATCGGGACCTCGCTTGAAAGCGTCAGTCACCTGGCCGGCTTTGACTGGCGGACCAATATCGCCCTGGTGGGCGGGTTTGCCGCCAAGGAAGTGATCGTCTCCACTTTGGGCACCGCTTATTCCATGGGGGCGGTGGAGGCGGAACAAAGCGAGGGCCTGTCCCGGCAATTGGCGAATTCGCCGCTTTGGCGGCCGCTGACGGCGTTTTCCCTCATCATTTTTGTCATGTTCTATTCGCCCTGTTTCGTCGCCGTGGTCTGCATCGCCCGGGAAGCGGGCTCCTGGAAGTGGGGCGCATTTTCAATGGGTTTTAATACCGTACTTGCCTTCATCCTGGCGGTGTCGGTCTATCAGATCGGGACGGTTTTGGGGTTTTAG
- a CDS encoding FAD-dependent oxidoreductase, whose translation MPPNKGYRYEQGNLKRGIGITPILSMLRHMADTGDQRKITLIWSNRTREHIIFPDAFKDLESRLPGLHVSHVLTDTPPSNQLDRTELEKMLAQTRRDAPVFLCGPPANDDRYPKSPFGAWLSPALDIY comes from the coding sequence ATACCGCCAAACAAAGGATATAGGTATGAGCAAGGAAATCTCAAACGTGGCATCGGCATCACACCGATCCTCAGCATGCTTCGCCACATGGCGGATACCGGCGATCAGAGAAAAATCACCCTGATCTGGAGCAACCGGACCCGCGAACACATCATTTTTCCGGACGCATTCAAAGATCTGGAATCCCGACTGCCCGGCCTTCATGTCAGCCACGTGTTAACAGACACGCCGCCATCCAATCAGCTCGATCGCACGGAGCTTGAGAAAATGCTGGCCCAGACCCGCCGCGATGCGCCGGTTTTTCTCTGCGGCCCCCCCGCAAATGATGACAGATATCCAAAAAGCCCTTTTGGCGCTTGGCTTTCCCCGGCGCTTGATATTTACTGA
- a CDS encoding glycosyltransferase family 4 protein has translation MNSNNLNIIFLNLLKKQIGGSYLSNLDFMKDLHCIAGTKIQEILILDEIWETRRFHNSLNVKNRKILFYPTWDSKSIPNNDDIRKLSNFIKGTFNGNGYSKNVLVLGHESLLWVAPFFSNSGKIYKIITLHHGTPTHSLHELSDSFRHSFLSNLKAVNIAITVSDHLAKQILGFYDLLCMTIPNYPRIEVSKKIIQFNGRIRLIQISTFRKIKRPYDGIRICQNIKKKGIDVSLLIIGFGENSKELMLPNNLDIAVVPYLERTELSKHIAQSDFLILPSMNEGHPRVVVEAMQCGTPPVVSKGANKSNFVKHRKNGLVYEALNVFEAADLLIEYYLDAKKYISLIENGEISVENLYQEREQRLRKLIKGII, from the coding sequence ATGAACTCAAATAATTTAAACATAATTTTTTTAAATTTATTAAAAAAACAAATCGGCGGTTCATATCTGTCGAATTTGGATTTTATGAAGGATTTGCATTGCATAGCAGGAACCAAAATCCAAGAAATTTTGATTTTAGATGAAATCTGGGAAACGAGGCGCTTTCATAATTCCCTAAATGTTAAAAATAGAAAAATTTTATTTTATCCAACTTGGGATTCAAAGAGTATCCCAAATAATGATGATATACGGAAGTTATCTAATTTCATCAAAGGGACATTCAATGGAAATGGTTATTCCAAGAATGTTTTGGTTTTAGGTCATGAATCTCTTTTATGGGTAGCCCCTTTTTTTAGTAATAGTGGAAAAATATACAAAATTATAACTTTACATCATGGGACTCCAACTCACTCTCTTCATGAGCTATCTGATAGTTTTCGTCATAGTTTTTTGTCAAACTTAAAAGCAGTAAACATAGCGATAACGGTTTCAGACCATTTGGCAAAACAAATATTAGGATTTTATGATCTTCTTTGTATGACGATACCTAATTACCCGAGAATAGAAGTTTCTAAAAAAATTATCCAATTTAATGGGAGGATTAGGTTAATTCAAATTTCAACATTTCGCAAAATTAAACGTCCTTATGATGGAATTAGAATTTGTCAAAACATAAAGAAAAAAGGAATCGATGTTTCACTATTAATAATAGGCTTTGGCGAGAATTCAAAGGAACTCATGCTCCCAAATAATTTGGATATAGCCGTTGTTCCATATTTAGAAAGAACTGAATTGTCAAAACATATTGCACAAAGCGATTTTTTAATTCTTCCCAGTATGAATGAAGGGCATCCAAGGGTTGTAGTTGAGGCCATGCAATGCGGTACGCCTCCAGTTGTTTCCAAAGGGGCAAACAAATCAAATTTTGTTAAGCACAGGAAGAATGGCTTGGTTTATGAAGCATTAAATGTTTTCGAAGCTGCTGATCTACTAATTGAATATTATTTAGATGCGAAAAAATATATATCCCTTATTGAAAACGGCGAAATAAGCGTTGAGAATCTTTATCAAGAGAGAGAACAAAGATTAAGAAAATTAATTAAAGGTATTATTTAA
- a CDS encoding protein kinase, protein MDKSQVQVDDVLADFDSPVHIGGGGQKQVYRATHSTFGEVTVKIGVYTSDTVLERISREVGLLRSANSKYFPKQFMFEPKPGSRYCIVEELINGAPLEQHLSEYTIPNSALQLLSHLVRGMSVFWIRRVVHRDLKPANIMITDSNPRIIDLGIARIQDASSLTFSFAPLGPCTPNYASPEQLTNRKRYIDHRSDQFTLGIVLGQLLLGGMHPFDPVFVKCGNNIPENILQGAWERERLSSICDQEVFNLLSKMLGLEPYQRFRRYQDLEDAIEDIVGGFK, encoded by the coding sequence GTGGATAAAAGCCAAGTACAAGTCGATGACGTACTGGCAGATTTCGATTCACCAGTCCATATTGGAGGTGGGGGGCAAAAGCAGGTCTATCGTGCCACCCATAGTACATTTGGGGAAGTGACGGTAAAAATTGGGGTATATACTTCAGATACCGTACTTGAGCGAATCTCTCGAGAAGTGGGGCTGCTCAGGTCTGCTAATTCAAAATATTTCCCGAAACAATTCATGTTCGAGCCAAAACCTGGTTCACGCTATTGCATAGTTGAAGAATTAATCAATGGAGCACCCTTGGAGCAACATCTTTCAGAGTACACAATTCCGAATTCTGCGCTGCAACTTTTATCTCATCTTGTCCGAGGAATGTCTGTATTCTGGATTCGACGTGTGGTGCATCGTGACCTCAAACCAGCAAATATCATGATTACAGATAGCAACCCGAGGATTATAGATTTAGGAATTGCCCGAATCCAAGACGCCAGCTCCTTGACCTTTTCCTTTGCACCACTTGGTCCTTGCACACCGAACTACGCTTCCCCTGAACAGCTTACTAACAGAAAGCGGTACATAGACCATAGGTCTGATCAATTCACCCTTGGTATTGTGCTCGGCCAGCTTCTTCTTGGTGGCATGCATCCCTTTGACCCAGTTTTTGTAAAATGTGGAAACAATATCCCAGAAAACATTCTTCAAGGAGCATGGGAACGTGAGAGGCTCAGCTCTATATGCGATCAGGAAGTCTTTAACTTACTTTCTAAAATGTTGGGTCTTGAACCTTACCAACGATTTAGACGTTATCAAGACCTCGAAGATGCCATTGAAGACATAGTGGGAGGATTTAAATGA
- a CDS encoding metal-dependent transcriptional regulator, with amino-acid sequence MMKTDLSENLEDYLETILELETTNKVARVKDIAEDRGVLRGSVTGALRSLAEKGLINYEPYSFITLTRKGATIAKEINRRHRVIKNFLIHVLQLDETTAEDNACRMEHAMDRPAVDRLVDFIKYIDTCPRTDAEWLTGFTRHRKKAASEKPDCKDCMTRSFDRQIGKNQGK; translated from the coding sequence ATGATGAAAACAGACCTTTCGGAGAACCTGGAAGACTACCTGGAAACCATTCTTGAGCTTGAAACCACGAACAAGGTCGCCCGGGTAAAGGATATTGCAGAAGATAGAGGGGTGCTGCGGGGCTCAGTGACCGGGGCATTAAGGAGTCTTGCGGAAAAGGGGTTGATCAATTACGAGCCCTACAGCTTCATCACCCTGACCCGAAAGGGCGCCACCATTGCCAAAGAAATCAATCGCCGACACCGGGTCATTAAAAATTTTCTGATTCACGTACTTCAATTGGATGAAACCACCGCCGAGGACAACGCCTGCCGGATGGAGCATGCCATGGATCGCCCGGCGGTGGACCGGCTTGTGGATTTTATCAAATATATTGACACCTGCCCCCGAACCGACGCCGAATGGCTGACGGGCTTTACCCGGCACCGGAAAAAGGCGGCCTCCGAAAAACCGGACTGCAAGGACTGTATGACCCGGAGTTTTGATCGGCAAATCGGGAAAAACCAGGGCAAATAA
- a CDS encoding polysaccharide deacetylase family protein → MVEFQMAKRKGSSLSRKVYKPNKGFQLYLLPYVYPNISSLVLTFDCEGKYGGGSTIEGETVIIPKILEQFKKLNYCGTFNFVGRTASENMNIVKKINSSGNDVWGHGLTHKYLDTDEEWDDEEVTDTIRIISDLIGDRCIGWRSPYGTFNERLYNLLLKQGVKYGSNWGNSTWGNMPFFPFIEEKKINICELPFDDVHFDAMIFRKIGLNSDVALDLYKSKLVASINNFSIFTPLIHPVNLAEDTTRFNMFSKFLSYSSRFNELWVTSCSKLLYNFSLLENVKIQSLNFNHKQNRIYFEITIINNNTLKKDLLPLSLAFKLDEKVKNITCSSKYAAIDLTPLETVICLPIDLSLPRNHIELELVLR, encoded by the coding sequence ATGGTTGAGTTTCAAATGGCAAAGCGTAAAGGTTCTTCATTAAGTAGAAAAGTATACAAACCTAATAAGGGATTTCAGCTGTACTTGTTGCCCTATGTCTATCCAAATATATCTTCGCTTGTACTCACATTTGATTGTGAAGGTAAATATGGTGGTGGAAGTACAATAGAGGGCGAAACTGTAATTATACCTAAAATTCTGGAACAATTTAAAAAGTTAAATTATTGCGGGACCTTTAATTTTGTCGGAAGAACCGCATCGGAGAATATGAATATTGTAAAAAAAATCAACTCTTCAGGGAATGATGTATGGGGGCATGGATTAACACATAAATATTTGGATACTGATGAAGAATGGGACGATGAAGAAGTTACCGATACTATCCGTATTATTTCAGATTTAATAGGCGATAGGTGTATTGGCTGGAGGTCCCCTTATGGCACTTTCAATGAAAGACTATACAATCTCCTTCTAAAACAAGGAGTCAAATATGGTAGCAATTGGGGCAATAGTACATGGGGCAACATGCCTTTTTTCCCATTTATAGAAGAGAAGAAAATTAACATATGTGAGTTGCCATTTGATGACGTGCATTTTGATGCGATGATCTTTAGGAAGATAGGTTTAAATTCGGATGTAGCATTGGATTTGTATAAGTCAAAGTTAGTTGCTTCGATAAATAACTTTTCCATTTTCACTCCATTGATACATCCTGTAAATTTGGCGGAAGATACCACTCGATTTAACATGTTTTCTAAATTTTTGTCATATTCATCGCGTTTTAATGAATTATGGGTGACATCCTGTTCTAAACTATTATATAATTTCAGCCTTTTAGAGAATGTCAAAATACAATCCTTGAATTTCAATCATAAACAAAACCGCATTTACTTCGAGATTACCATTATAAATAACAACACCTTAAAAAAAGATCTTTTGCCCCTTTCTCTTGCTTTTAAGCTTGATGAAAAAGTTAAAAATATCACTTGCTCTTCAAAATATGCGGCAATTGATCTTACGCCACTGGAAACAGTTATATGTTTACCAATAGATCTATCTTTGCCTCGGAATCATATAGAGCTTGAACTTGTATTGAGATAA